The Nitrospiraceae bacterium genome window below encodes:
- a CDS encoding cobalamin-binding protein, with product MKRRQQGILTGMPFMANIAPRTFVDDLGRKLYLAKAPTRIVSLAPSVTEMLFALGAGEHIVAVTEFCDYPAEARLKPKIGGLKLSLEAIIAAQPDLVLVPHAFLDPTVLAKLDELKISTYVLQAKTLEDILTQLNTLGRILNRSTAATDLVAGLRQRIRAVREQTQNLTRPKVFYVLNGNPLMTVGPGSFIHQMLDAAGGANIAATAAQAYPRISLEEVLAQNPDILMFPVGAAEGIPESEQAQWLRWPQLSAVRQHRLYRIDSELVDRPGPRIVDGLEQLAKHIHPEVFRSSSRTGTP from the coding sequence ATGAAACGACGCCAACAGGGTATTTTGACCGGGATGCCGTTCATGGCGAACATCGCTCCGCGAACGTTCGTCGATGATCTCGGTCGCAAGCTGTATCTCGCGAAGGCGCCGACTCGCATCGTCTCGCTGGCCCCGAGCGTCACCGAAATGTTGTTCGCGCTGGGTGCCGGAGAGCACATCGTCGCGGTCACTGAATTTTGCGATTACCCGGCTGAGGCTCGTCTGAAGCCGAAGATCGGCGGCCTCAAACTCAGCCTCGAGGCCATCATTGCGGCGCAGCCCGATCTGGTCTTGGTGCCGCATGCGTTTCTGGATCCTACGGTATTGGCCAAGTTGGACGAGCTGAAGATCTCGACCTATGTCCTTCAAGCCAAGACGCTCGAAGACATCCTGACGCAACTCAACACGCTCGGACGGATTCTAAACCGGTCCACGGCGGCCACCGATCTCGTGGCCGGACTTCGACAACGCATCCGAGCGGTGCGCGAGCAGACGCAGAATCTCACGCGTCCCAAGGTGTTCTATGTGCTCAACGGCAATCCGTTGATGACCGTGGGGCCGGGAAGTTTCATCCACCAGATGTTGGATGCCGCTGGGGGAGCAAATATCGCCGCGACGGCTGCTCAGGCCTATCCGCGCATTTCGCTGGAAGAGGTGTTGGCTCAAAATCCCGACATTCTGATGTTCCCGGTCGGTGCAGCGGAGGGGATCCCGGAATCCGAGCAAGCCCAGTGGTTGCGCTGGCCGCAGCTGTCGGCCGTTCGACAGCATCGTCTCTATCGAATCGACAGCGAATTGGTCGATCGTCCCGGCCCACGGATTGTCGATGGGCTCGAGCAGTTGGCGAAACACATTCATCCCGAGGTTTTTAGGTCTTCCTCTCGAACGGGGACACCCTAA
- a CDS encoding SemiSWEET family sugar transporter, with amino-acid sequence MDWVTLVGLLAGTLTTIAFLPQLRHTWRTRSAKDVSLGMLLIFISGVALWLIYGLLLGQLPIILANVVTLVLNLGILGLKLYYKS; translated from the coding sequence ATGGATTGGGTGACGCTGGTGGGCCTCCTGGCCGGAACCCTGACGACCATCGCCTTTCTGCCTCAGCTTCGGCATACCTGGCGGACTCGTTCCGCGAAGGATGTATCGCTCGGCATGCTCCTGATTTTCATCTCCGGCGTCGCGCTGTGGCTGATCTATGGGCTTCTGCTGGGCCAACTGCCGATCATTCTCGCCAACGTCGTCACGCTGGTGCTCAACCTCGGGATTCTGGGGCTGAAGCTCTACTACAAGAGCTGA
- the rpmB gene encoding 50S ribosomal protein L28, translating to MAFICDVCGKGHQSGNNVSHANNKTRRVFRPNLQRVKATVKGTTMRIRVCTRCLRSGLVKKAV from the coding sequence GTGGCATTTATCTGTGATGTGTGCGGGAAGGGTCATCAGTCGGGCAACAATGTAAGCCACGCCAACAATAAGACCAGGCGCGTCTTCCGTCCGAACCTCCAGCGCGTGAAAGCCACGGTGAAGGGCACGACGATGCGCATTCGCGTGTGCACGCGTTGCCTCCGATCGGGACTGGTGAAAAAGGCCGTCTAG
- a CDS encoding SLBB domain-containing protein, protein MNIRFVCWLLAMWITASGFSAATTQPGGHEGYRLGPNDVLRILVYGEEDLSIETKIEGNGHITYPLLGVLKVDGLTAQELQQQLMIKLEAGYVRHPKVTVIIARHRNFYVGGEVKTPGGYPYEEGLTVQKAIALAGGFSEKADKQVITVTRPGVAGATLLSFQSDAVIRPDDLVTVAPAKKFYINGEVHRAGDYPYEKDLTLHKAVTMAGGFTDKASTSKAKVIRKVEGRDETISLDLQGAILPEDIIVVQRSFF, encoded by the coding sequence ATGAACATCAGGTTTGTTTGCTGGTTGTTGGCTATGTGGATCACCGCGAGTGGTTTCTCTGCGGCTACAACGCAGCCGGGTGGCCACGAAGGGTATCGATTGGGTCCCAACGACGTGCTGCGGATCTTGGTGTATGGCGAAGAGGACCTGTCCATCGAAACAAAGATCGAGGGCAACGGTCACATTACCTATCCCTTGCTCGGGGTGTTGAAGGTGGATGGCCTCACCGCTCAAGAGCTGCAGCAGCAGCTGATGATCAAGCTGGAAGCGGGATATGTCCGACACCCCAAGGTGACGGTAATCATCGCGCGGCATCGAAACTTTTACGTTGGGGGTGAGGTGAAGACGCCGGGCGGTTACCCCTACGAGGAGGGGCTCACGGTCCAGAAGGCCATCGCGTTGGCGGGAGGATTCTCAGAGAAAGCAGACAAACAGGTCATTACGGTGACTCGACCAGGAGTGGCGGGCGCGACGCTGCTGTCGTTTCAATCAGATGCCGTGATCAGACCAGATGATCTGGTAACGGTTGCGCCAGCCAAGAAGTTTTACATCAACGGCGAAGTGCACCGTGCAGGAGACTATCCCTATGAAAAAGATCTCACGCTGCATAAGGCCGTGACAATGGCCGGTGGGTTTACAGACAAGGCCTCAACTTCTAAAGCCAAGGTCATTCGTAAGGTGGAGGGCCGCGATGAGACGATCTCGTTGGACCTTCAAGGAGCCATCCTGCCGGAAGACATTATCGTGGTTCAGCGCAGCTTCTTCTAG
- a CDS encoding SLBB domain-containing protein, protein MVIQIGRRIILFMLVTGLLFAAGLTSSSGEAQEPAAQPPAQYVLGPNDQLRVQVFGEDDLSGETRIDGQGNIQLPLVGSLPAAGKTIGELQRVLTERLASGYVRNPQVTVRVLKHRNLFVSGEVKSPGGYPFEEGLTVGKVVTLGGGLTEKADRHNIVIKRKANGREETIPANLESPVLPDDTVVVAEGQKFFVSGEVKTPGRYLYEKGLTVHKALSLAGGRTEKGDKGPVKVTRVMNGVAETLTAGADAAVQPDDILVVEQEHRRVYVSGEVKTPGGYPYQEGVTVHRVLAMAGGLTEKAERGLLQILRRVEGPEDTVAVQLDSLVLPDDIVVVAEGQKFFVSGEVKAPGRYLYEKGLTVHKALSLAGGRTDKAERGTIVITRLVDGVPRQLEVSDDALLEPGDFVLIPTLKKVYVDGEVKRAGDYPYERNLTVHKAITMAGGVTDKASIGSAKILRKMNGREESLPATLDGPLLPEDIIVVPRSFF, encoded by the coding sequence ATGGTCATACAAATAGGGCGCAGAATCATACTGTTCATGCTGGTGACCGGGCTGTTGTTTGCGGCCGGCCTTACATCGTCCTCCGGTGAAGCCCAAGAGCCTGCGGCACAGCCGCCCGCGCAGTATGTGCTCGGTCCTAACGATCAACTTCGTGTTCAAGTGTTCGGCGAAGATGATCTCTCCGGAGAGACAAGGATCGATGGACAAGGCAACATTCAATTGCCGCTTGTGGGATCTCTACCGGCGGCAGGGAAAACGATCGGCGAATTGCAGCGGGTGCTGACCGAGCGGTTGGCTTCCGGTTACGTACGAAACCCTCAGGTCACGGTACGAGTTCTGAAACACCGGAACTTATTTGTGAGCGGGGAAGTCAAATCCCCGGGCGGGTATCCTTTTGAGGAAGGGCTGACCGTAGGGAAGGTGGTTACGCTCGGCGGGGGGCTAACGGAAAAAGCGGATCGGCACAACATTGTGATCAAGCGGAAGGCCAATGGGCGAGAGGAAACGATTCCTGCGAACCTGGAGTCGCCTGTCCTGCCGGACGACACTGTAGTGGTGGCGGAAGGGCAGAAGTTCTTCGTGAGCGGAGAGGTAAAGACGCCGGGGCGCTACCTCTATGAGAAAGGACTTACGGTGCACAAGGCCCTGAGCCTGGCCGGCGGCCGGACGGAGAAGGGGGACAAGGGGCCGGTGAAGGTGACGCGGGTGATGAACGGTGTGGCGGAGACCCTGACGGCTGGGGCCGACGCCGCGGTGCAACCGGATGACATTCTGGTGGTGGAGCAGGAGCATCGGCGGGTGTATGTGAGCGGCGAAGTGAAGACCCCGGGGGGCTACCCGTACCAAGAGGGCGTGACCGTGCATCGGGTGCTGGCCATGGCGGGCGGCCTGACGGAGAAGGCCGAGCGGGGCCTGCTGCAGATCTTACGCCGGGTTGAGGGACCGGAAGACACGGTGGCGGTCCAATTGGATTCGCTGGTCCTGCCGGACGACATCGTGGTGGTGGCGGAGGGGCAGAAGTTCTTTGTGAGCGGAGAGGTGAAGGCGCCGGGGCGCTACCTCTATGAGAAGGGACTTACGGTGCACAAGGCCCTGAGCCTGGCCGGCGGCCGGACGGACAAGGCCGAGCGCGGGACCATCGTCATTACTCGTCTGGTCGATGGTGTGCCTCGCCAACTTGAAGTCAGTGACGACGCGCTTCTCGAACCAGGTGATTTTGTGCTTATCCCGACCCTGAAAAAAGTGTACGTCGATGGTGAAGTCAAGCGAGCCGGTGACTACCCGTATGAGCGGAACCTGACGGTTCACAAAGCCATCACGATGGCAGGCGGTGTCACGGATAAGGCGTCGATCGGCAGCGCCAAGATTCTCCGCAAAATGAACGGGCGCGAGGAATCTCTTCCTGCCACCTTAGATGGGCCGCTGCTGCCGGAAGACATTATCGTGGTCCCACGGAGTTTTTTCTAG
- a CDS encoding polysaccharide biosynthesis protein, whose amino-acid sequence MRHLRVSFERPSVIALHLLLALAANWGAFWLRFDGTIPDWAVSLQLQTLPLLLAFRAGFLVYFRSYESLWRYTSMWDLRNLGLGTLCSSLLFFVTIRWGLGLAAYPRSVYIIDALLMILLVGGMRIGPRLSREFAWHRGSRRVLIYGAGDAGEAILRDLRGRPFEGYHPIGFVDDDPTKSGRRIHGVRVLGTSAQLAEIMNKQAPHVVLVAIPEVEPTVLRSLVRALSPYRATIKIIPNLRRLLNGRIELSQVRDLGVEDLLKRKPVDIDKAGIRGHFAGKCVMVTGAGGSIGSELCRQIVACEPTTLVLYERYENNLYAIRNELIHLGYGKSIAAIIGDITDEARLSSVMGHYRPDIVLHAAAHKHVPLMEASPCEAVKNNVGGTRLVSRLADRHKVRQFIMVSTDKAVNPTSVMGATKRVAEMLVQDIGQASQTCFATVRFGNVLGSNGSVVPLFLEQIKAGGPVTVTHPEVRRYFMLISEAVQLVLQAAAQAESGATYILDMGEQIKVVELARNLIRLSGYMPDDEIPITFVGLRPGEKLYEELVGAGETVAPSFVEKIQRVTPGALPDQKELILQVAALERFAHSQDHRSVIESICRLVPTFQPDLVAASTFAIRQPSGQVHTVEEQPWSYK is encoded by the coding sequence ATGCGACATCTACGTGTATCATTTGAACGACCTTCGGTCATTGCGCTCCATCTATTGCTGGCGCTTGCCGCCAATTGGGGGGCATTCTGGTTGAGATTCGACGGCACAATCCCGGACTGGGCGGTCTCGCTACAGCTTCAGACACTGCCGCTTCTCTTGGCCTTCCGTGCCGGATTCCTGGTCTATTTCCGTTCATACGAAAGCCTGTGGCGGTATACCAGTATGTGGGACCTGAGGAATCTCGGGTTGGGGACGTTGTGCAGCAGTCTGCTGTTTTTTGTGACGATTCGGTGGGGATTGGGGCTCGCCGCCTATCCCAGGTCGGTCTATATCATCGATGCGTTGCTCATGATCTTGCTTGTCGGGGGAATGCGCATAGGCCCTCGATTGAGTCGAGAATTTGCCTGGCATCGAGGAAGCCGACGAGTATTGATCTATGGCGCTGGTGATGCCGGTGAGGCAATCCTGCGGGACCTCCGCGGGAGGCCCTTTGAGGGCTATCACCCGATTGGTTTCGTCGACGACGATCCGACGAAAAGTGGGCGTCGGATTCACGGGGTGCGTGTCTTAGGGACCAGTGCGCAATTGGCGGAGATTATGAATAAGCAGGCGCCCCACGTGGTGCTCGTGGCTATTCCAGAGGTGGAACCGACTGTCTTGCGATCGTTGGTCAGAGCCTTGTCGCCCTATCGCGCCACCATCAAAATCATTCCCAACCTCCGTCGACTCCTCAATGGCCGTATTGAATTGAGCCAAGTCCGTGACCTGGGTGTGGAAGACCTGTTGAAGCGAAAGCCGGTTGATATCGATAAGGCGGGAATTCGCGGCCATTTCGCCGGGAAGTGCGTCATGGTGACCGGCGCCGGAGGGTCGATCGGTTCCGAGCTATGCAGACAGATTGTCGCCTGTGAACCGACTACACTGGTCTTGTACGAGCGGTACGAAAATAATCTCTACGCAATCCGAAATGAATTGATTCATTTGGGATACGGCAAGAGCATTGCGGCCATTATCGGTGACATCACCGACGAAGCGCGCCTGTCCTCGGTCATGGGGCACTACCGCCCGGATATCGTGCTCCATGCGGCGGCGCACAAGCACGTGCCCCTCATGGAAGCAAGTCCCTGCGAGGCAGTCAAGAACAATGTCGGTGGAACGAGGCTCGTCTCTCGGTTGGCAGATCGGCATAAGGTGCGACAGTTCATTATGGTCTCGACGGACAAAGCCGTAAATCCGACGAGCGTCATGGGCGCCACGAAGCGAGTGGCTGAAATGCTCGTGCAGGACATCGGCCAGGCCAGTCAGACCTGCTTTGCCACGGTGCGATTTGGGAACGTGCTCGGCAGCAACGGTAGCGTGGTGCCGCTGTTCCTGGAACAGATTAAGGCCGGAGGGCCGGTGACCGTCACGCATCCGGAAGTTCGACGGTATTTCATGTTGATCTCCGAGGCCGTGCAGTTGGTGCTGCAGGCTGCGGCTCAGGCCGAGTCCGGAGCTACGTATATTCTCGACATGGGAGAGCAGATCAAGGTCGTAGAATTGGCCCGCAACCTGATTCGGCTGTCCGGCTATATGCCGGATGACGAAATTCCTATTACATTTGTCGGTCTCAGGCCCGGTGAAAAGCTATACGAAGAGCTCGTCGGTGCGGGTGAAACAGTCGCACCTTCGTTCGTGGAAAAGATCCAGCGCGTCACCCCCGGTGCCTTGCCGGACCAGAAAGAGTTGATCTTACAAGTTGCGGCATTGGAAAGATTCGCCCACTCGCAAGACCACCGGTCTGTGATCGAGTCCATTTGTCGCCTCGTCCCCACGTTTCAGCCGGATCTCGTCGCGGCCTCTACGTTTGCGATTCGTCAGCCTTCCGGACAGGTTCACACTGTGGAGGAACAGCCATGGTCATACAAATAG
- a CDS encoding YdcF family protein, which translates to MPASQIPKSIAIDKAAPLASHGWLRQALRSDLGLSIVLCLLIAGVYWAIHTQLWVPLRANEELSGPRPRADVVVVLAGEPERWNFANALIGQGYAPRILSTLTDPACLKSGALEAACRTGVRNTVDEAVVMRRVLSDGHVKRATVVTSDYHALRTAAIFAIVFAGSGIEVEILGASTSGTAQFARYGHELVSLGPSVLGALASRLSPPAYEYLLSLRHASSH; encoded by the coding sequence ATGCCAGCTAGTCAAATACCAAAGTCTATAGCCATCGACAAAGCGGCGCCGCTGGCGAGTCACGGTTGGCTTCGGCAGGCGCTCCGTTCGGATCTTGGACTGTCGATTGTGCTGTGTCTGCTCATCGCTGGAGTCTACTGGGCCATTCATACTCAACTGTGGGTTCCGCTTCGCGCGAACGAAGAACTGTCGGGTCCGCGGCCTCGGGCGGACGTGGTGGTGGTGCTTGCAGGCGAGCCAGAGCGATGGAATTTTGCCAATGCGCTCATCGGTCAGGGGTATGCTCCGCGCATCCTCTCTACACTCACCGACCCCGCCTGTCTCAAGTCGGGAGCACTGGAGGCAGCCTGTAGGACCGGGGTTCGCAATACGGTGGATGAGGCGGTTGTGATGCGACGGGTCCTGAGCGATGGGCATGTGAAGCGCGCCACGGTCGTCACCTCCGATTATCACGCGCTTCGGACAGCTGCAATCTTTGCCATTGTATTTGCCGGGAGCGGTATCGAGGTGGAGATCCTCGGGGCCTCCACATCGGGCACCGCCCAGTTCGCACGCTACGGGCATGAACTCGTCAGTTTGGGGCCCAGCGTCCTTGGGGCCTTGGCGTCGCGACTATCCCCACCGGCCTACGAGTATCTGTTGTCCCTTCGTCACGCGTCATCTCACTGA